GAGAAAAATTTTTACGAGACGTCAAGGTTTGCTCTGCATTCTTCACAGAGAAGTTCTCCTGCCATTTCCCTGAGGTCTTCAGAGTAATTGCCGCATTCCTCACAGACTCCTTCCTGAGGTTCTTCCTGTGGTGTTGCAGGTGCTTCTAGCTCTCTTTCCTCTCCGATGATTTCCGCGAAGCCAGGCCACGCCCGTATAATATCGCTTTGTGTTAAGATGCCTACAAGCATGTCGTTTCTGACAACAGGTACTCGAGAGATTTCGTTCCGAACTAAGGCCATTGCTACATCATCAAGAAGCTCTGTCTCTTCTGCAACGATCAGATCGGTACTCATTACTTCTTCAACTTTGGTGTTTGCAGGATCAAGGCCTTCAGCAACTACCTGATAGGCTATGTCTCTGCAGACGATCACTCCGACTGCCTCTTCATTTTCGACAACCACTAAGCCTCTAATCCCTTCCTCTCTAAGAAGGTTGGCTGCCTCTATTACTGTTTTATTCTTTTCAACGGCTATTACGCCGTCGGTCATTACCTCCTTTACCTGGACTTCTTGTTTCATAATAGGAAACAGATATGGCAACACTCTTAACCCTTGTCCTAACCTGTGAACTGCCTCAACCCGCTCTGCCTGTTATCCTTGCCGAAAAGGCTTTGAAGAGTCTTGTTAAGAACTAGTATCTGCTGCCGGACATACGGCGATACCTCATACTCATCGATTATATCCTTGGAAGGTTGCATGTACTTCTTGATAGTGCCTTCGGAGATTGTGAGAAGTACCTTTCCATTACATTCCGG
This portion of the Nanohaloarchaea archaeon SW_7_43_1 genome encodes:
- a CDS encoding CBS domain-containing protein is translated as MKQEVQVKEVMTDGVIAVEKNKTVIEAANLLREEGIRGLVVVENEEAVGVIVCRDIAYQVVAEGLDPANTKVEEVMSTDLIVAEETELLDDVAMALVRNEISRVPVVRNDMLVGILTQSDIIRAWPGFAEIIGEERELEAPATPQEEPQEGVCEECGNYSEDLREMAGELLCEECRANLDVS